In Nocardioides marinus, one DNA window encodes the following:
- the lnt gene encoding apolipoprotein N-acyltransferase translates to MAGERPIILTAAAGGATTALGFPPFDLPWLAPVGLAMLVLALREASATRAALLGAAHAAVFLGMTLWWLAEAISPFAWAAMVAAQSVWGALAGVAMVRVRRLHGWQLWAAGVFTAAESARAAVPWGGVPWGRLGYSAVDAPWSAWVAVIGVAATGTVVALLGCLIASVVEHAARRSLRGLVPAAAVVALVAVPAMARGVLVTPNQATGPVAGIAIVQGELPGSGREVVANHRALTEVLVGQTRQLAASDTGRPAPDLVVWPENAMAVDPTTDVVAGQAARAAVEAARAPLLLGAVVDAPDARYALNQSLLWDDGGVRASYTKQRLVPFGEYVPLRSLAERLSSRVAAIPRDMLPGGDPEPIQVGSFSVATALCFDVAYDDVLRRQVARGGDLVSVQTSNAMFLGTAQLEQQWQVSRARALELGRSVVVSSVNGISGAIAPDGSVLERLPVRVAGSVVLDVPLNTSQTWAVRLGAAPLRLTWIIISMALLVTFAQDRRACRRRRRRRRRRRRRRLPPTHAGSPPAMPLDRSDAT, encoded by the coding sequence TGGTCCTGGCGCTGCGTGAGGCCTCAGCCACCAGAGCGGCACTCCTCGGTGCCGCCCACGCCGCGGTCTTCCTCGGGATGACGCTGTGGTGGTTGGCCGAGGCCATCTCCCCCTTTGCCTGGGCCGCGATGGTCGCTGCGCAGAGCGTGTGGGGCGCCTTGGCCGGTGTGGCGATGGTGCGCGTGCGTCGACTCCACGGGTGGCAGCTGTGGGCCGCCGGCGTCTTCACGGCGGCCGAGTCGGCACGGGCGGCAGTTCCCTGGGGCGGGGTCCCGTGGGGAAGGCTCGGGTACTCCGCCGTCGATGCGCCCTGGTCCGCCTGGGTGGCGGTCATCGGGGTCGCCGCCACAGGAACTGTGGTCGCGCTGCTCGGGTGCCTCATCGCTTCGGTGGTGGAGCACGCGGCGCGGCGCAGCCTGCGCGGGCTGGTCCCCGCAGCAGCAGTGGTGGCGCTGGTGGCGGTCCCGGCCATGGCACGTGGGGTCCTGGTGACGCCGAACCAGGCGACCGGGCCGGTGGCCGGGATCGCCATCGTGCAGGGGGAGCTGCCGGGTTCCGGCCGGGAAGTCGTGGCGAATCACCGGGCCCTCACCGAGGTGCTGGTCGGGCAGACGAGGCAGCTCGCGGCCTCGGACACCGGGCGTCCTGCGCCCGACCTGGTGGTGTGGCCCGAGAATGCCATGGCTGTCGACCCGACGACCGACGTGGTCGCCGGCCAGGCGGCGCGAGCGGCTGTGGAGGCAGCCAGGGCGCCGCTGCTCCTGGGAGCCGTCGTCGATGCACCCGACGCGCGCTACGCCCTCAACCAGTCGCTGCTCTGGGACGACGGGGGAGTGCGGGCGAGCTACACCAAGCAGCGGCTGGTGCCCTTCGGGGAGTACGTCCCCCTCCGGTCGCTGGCCGAGCGGTTGTCCTCGAGGGTGGCCGCCATTCCCCGGGACATGCTGCCCGGCGGGGATCCCGAGCCGATCCAGGTCGGCTCCTTCAGTGTCGCGACCGCCCTCTGCTTCGACGTCGCCTACGACGACGTCCTGCGTCGACAGGTGGCCCGGGGCGGGGACCTGGTCAGCGTCCAGACCAGCAACGCGATGTTCCTCGGCACCGCCCAGCTCGAGCAGCAGTGGCAGGTGTCCAGGGCGCGGGCCCTCGAGCTCGGCCGCAGTGTCGTGGTGTCCTCGGTCAACGGCATCTCAGGGGCGATCGCACCTGACGGGTCGGTCCTCGAGCGGCTTCCGGTGCGTGTAGCGGGATCGGTCGTCCTCGACGTGCCTCTCAACACGTCGCAGACGTGGGCAGTCCGACTCGGCGCCGCACCGTTGCGGTTGACGTGGATCATTATCTCGATGGCACTGCTGGTCACCTTCGCCCAGGACCGGCGAGCATGCCGCCGCCGCCGCCGCCGCCGCCGCCGCCGCCGCCGCCGCCGCCTCCCACCCACACATGCCGGTTCCCCTCCTGCTATGCCCCTCGACCGATCGGACGCCACGTGA